The Triticum aestivum cultivar Chinese Spring chromosome 6D, IWGSC CS RefSeq v2.1, whole genome shotgun sequence genomic sequence CCGCCAAGTCGGCGTTCTGCCAGTGCTATGTGTGCTGCTACCAGGGCTGCAAGGTCAACGACTGCAGTGATTGCTGCGCCGGCTGCTACTTCCCTGGCGACCCCGACTTCGAGAACGGGTGCCGGATGCCCGGCGGGAAGCAGGCCCCGGTCTGCGGCACGGAGGCCACCGGCGGCGGTGAGTACGATGGACACCGACCGACCATATTGGTTAATTGATTGCTCTCCCGTTCTCCGTTTGTCTCTGAATTGATCGTTTCTCTTGTCTGCATTTTGCTAGATACTATTTGTATCACTGCTGAAAGTGCTGCGGCCAACTACTGGAGCCGCCGCCACGGCGAGGCCAAGGCCAAGGCCAAGCACGGCTAACGGGGTGCTGCACGGAAGCCGTCCTGTGACTGACGATGAACGTTCGTCTCTGAATTATTGAGTCGTTGATGTGATGTCTACTTATGTTGGTGCATCTTATTTTACTACGTAGTATATAATAAAGTCCCGTGCGATTTAGAGATAATATGTTTGTACTATATATATAGTAGTAATATATTGATATGAGGAGCGTTGCAAGCTGAAACAAAAGAGCAAAATCAATGAGATGGCAAAGTTAAATATTTAAAGGACAAGTTTGCAGTTAAATTGCACAAATTCGGTTACTTGACTTACCAGAGCATAAGCATCCCAAACTAACAACTTTTTCTAGTCTAACAGACTAGCTCTCTGCCAACTGTTTACATACAAAAATAAGGTGATCGAAGAACAGCAACCATGCAACTCTAACAACGCAGGTGAATGCATATCcaataagaaaagaaaaaggagtgTGCACATGCGTTTGCAGTTTACACCGGTACATCTAGTTTTATGTTAATAAGTCAGATCAGGTTCACCGATGAGGTCTGGGAATGAAAAGTCGCAGGCTGGGGGGTGTGATCTATAGTTCCCAGTGATTGAGAACAGTAAGCTGGCCTTAACTTCTGAATACTCTCTGTAACTTCTTTTTAGCCCCCATAAACCCCCCATGTAAATCCTGTTTGCAGTCTTAATATATCGATGCGGCGTTGCTGCATTCGCCCCCAAAAACAATCAGATCAAGTCACAGGTCTGTTCGATGGTGAAATGATTACTACTTAATCAGAGCAAGTTGTTGTTGATCAGCTAATATACTGGTCATTATTTCACATGGTGCCACTAATGCAACCGTTGCAAAATTGTACTGCTATGCCTACTATTGAGGCTTATGGATCAGAAATGGGACCCTGAAAACGAGCATGAGCACACAAGCCTATATCTATCTACATAAGTTGCACGCACATATACATTGCTTGAGCAAGAACAATTTGCGTGCTGCATACTCCTCTGTATATCTATGTATGCATTACAAAATTAAGAAAGTGATAATAGAGTTTGCCAGTCGATTCATGAGACAGGGAGGGGTGATTGGGGGCATATTTGTTGAAATAATAGGGTGGGCCTAGGGCGTATCTAACAATTTCTAAAAATCTCTAAGGCCCATGTTGGTTtattggcactaggtgtagtgggaagtttaatcccaccccggaagtttgagaggagttggaccttcttataagggtttctctttcgcatgttattggagcttgagaagaaaagaggccctcgcgcactcctcctccgccgcccgcctcgccacgacaTGACGTGGGCTGCAGGAATGAGCCGAGCTGAGCTCACACCTATGCGTACACGGTcgatgggagagcaggtctccaaaaccccgcctctccggattctgtacgggagaggggcgaataGATTTTTGGGAAGCTATGCCTAATATAGAGGCTTATGGATCATAAATGGGACCCTGAAAACGAGCAGACAAGCCTATACCTTTATAAGATGCACGCACATATACATTGCTTGAGCAAGAACAATTTGCGTGCTACATACTCCtctgtatatgtatgtatgtattgcaAAATTAAGAAAGTGATAATAGAGCTTGTCAGTCAATTCATGGAACAGGGAGGGGCAAAATTAAGAAAGTGATAATAGAGCTTGTCAGTCAATTCATGGAACAGGGAGGGGTAGTTGTAACAGCAAAGTGTTTTAGCTCGCTCCATCCTTGATCCGGCAAGAGCATCTGAGCTTCCATACCTGCAAAAGGAAAAGCTTCTTGGATAATCAAGCTCGTCTATGGAAAAACTTCTCCGAGAATCAATGGCGTGTGCGCCAGCACAAGCTTGCTTCACTTATTATCACTCCTTCTCCATTCGTTCACTGCACTCCGTATAAAGAGGGGCACCGTCGTACGTGCAACCCAACAGAAGTTGTCGCAGGCAAGGAAGAGTCCATCATCAatggaggggaagaagaaggcgaccgTGAAGGCTGCAGCCGTCTGCGTGCTCCTCGCCGTCCTGCTGTCGGCGCAGCAGCTGCCGGCGGCGGACGCGGCGTCGGCGTTCTGCAAATGCTACGTCAGCTGCTACTCCGACTGCAGGCTCAGGCACCCCCGGCTGTTCTGCAAGCCGCTCTGCGGCGTGGTGTGCGCCCTGGGCGGCCAGATGGGCGGCGGGTGCCCGGGGGTCTGCGGGGAGGCCTCGGGCTGCGTCGTCGACGGCGAGTCGGACGCTGCTGATGCTGATGCGGCGGCGACCTGCGTGGAGGATTGCCGCAAGCTCCGCAAGGCCATGAACGGTTAGAGCCACCGGCTTTGGCCTTTGGGGTTGCTGATGATGTCTTTTGTGGTGGAATAATAAATAAATTGATATGTGAGTGTTGGAAGTAAAAGGCAATGGGTATGGCAAATCATATACGTATGAGAATTTGGTTGGTTGTCACTCGGATCAGTGAAATTTACTGTGTTCTTTGTGAAATATTGTAGTACTACACTGAAGAAAGCTAGTGATAGTTTGAGATATGTGAGAACCAGCAAAAAAAAATAGATGACCAGGTTCAGAGTTGCTCTATTTCACCTGATGATTCAGATGTAGTTGTGACGACCCAAAGTTGTCACAGAGCGTTTCATCATCACCAGGTCCATTTTTAGGTGGGGTGAGAGAGGCTCGAACTCTCGACCTCAGGATCACTCACGTTATTAGCTATGAGACCTACGCGCTAGCCAACTgcgccaccacccctttgttgtATGATAAGCCAAACATCGGATTCTATCTTGGTTCAGATAAAGCAAAGCACGGCTAAACAGGCGACCAGGTTTGTTCATACGCTGCCCAAATCGTTAAATCTAGAGTTGAAGAAATGGAGAAGGAACTGCAGAAATGCCAGCTTAAAAGGCCAGAGCCCTGCAACTTCTGAAAATAAAAGAAGTTCATGTTTACTACTCGCTCCCTATCAAAATATCGGACCTTTTTTGACACCGTCAGTGTCAAAAAAACCTCTTgtattttgatacagagggagtacttgtgtAAAAATAGCACATTATAGTCCACGAATCAGATGTAAAATCTGACATGGAGAGAACTTCCACTGGGCATCAGAGTGTCCACAGCTCATACAATATGCTAACTGAAGATAACCTGAGCGTTGGGTCACTCATGCCACCGCATCAATCACGACAGATCCTAGCACCAAGCGGAAATAATCTAAGTCGCAACTTAATATCTTAATAACCAATTTGGTACAGCACTGAGCGACTGCGGCTCGTCTTTGCGCTGATACAGATAGAACTAACTGTGCGCTTACTGGCGCAGCAGCTATGTCCGGGCCAAATCTTCCGTAAACAAGAACAGAAATTGGCACTAGTAAACTAGTAGTAGGTAGATCAGGTAGGCACCATAACTACGGGTTTCCATACAGAACCAATGGTGTGATTACAAAATATCATCAACGTGCGGCTGCAGTAGAACCCTTCACGTCGAACGGAGATCCCAACGGCGCGATCAGGCCCAGGCTCTGCATGATCTTGATCTGGCGCGCGCTACGCTGCTCcgatccccccttggccgccgcgccCCTGCTCTGGTGGAGTTTGGTCAAATCAGTGTGCGAAATTCATTCGACAATCGTATTCAGAAGAATGGAGTGTCGACTTACAGGAGAAGAGTTGGGATCCTTGGTCTCGGGCTTTGTCGCCTTCCCCTTTCTAGGTTTCTTCTTCGCAGCACGGCTTGAGTCAGCCTCCAGCCCACTAGCGGCCCGCTTGGTGCTCAGTCCACCCTCTGTCTCAGTAGTAGCAGCCGCCTTTGCCTCGGTAGCTTCACAGATTCCAAagatcacttcatccacatacgCCATTTCAGCAGCAAGCTGCCTGTCTATGACGTCCCCCAGCAGTATATCCCTGACCATAGCTTTTATCTTCCGGTGGGTTCCTTCGACCGTCGAACCAGTTTTGTGCTGGCTTCGATTCACTGATGCCATGTCTCCTGCTTCAGCTGCATTTTCACTTGCGCTTGTATCATGGAGTTGTGGTGTGCTGTCCTCCGCCGCATCTGAATCCTTCAGATTGGTACAGCCCGATCGCTTTGAGGATCCTTCCTTTTTGGCCACCGATGTTCCTGATGATGCCTTCTTACCACTCTTTTTATCTCGCACAACAGAAGCTTGCTTTGGTGTCTTATCTCTCAAACCTTCAGCAGAATCTATACTCAAAGCTTTGTCGAGAGCACTTGCTTGCCTCACACCCTTCTGCTTTTTCCCTTTCTGAACAGCACCTCCACCTTTTGCACTGCTCCGAACTTCTTGGTCCTGCTCTATGCCTTCTTGCTTTCTGACTTTCTTAGTAGACGTCTTGGCTGTGGCCAATATGGTCAGACCATATGAAAAATAGAGAATTAGATACGTAGCaattaaagaaaaatatatttgtATCATTGATAGCAAGGCGATTTAAAACTTGATCAGCAAAATAAAACCACACAGGTGATAATTTACCAACAATGACACTGATACTGCTCCTAGAACATGTTACCTAATCACACCATTGTGAAAAGAATCACAAACGGTAACATATCACTGTTAACATAAACCACTAATGAAGAGGGATAACATGAATGATCAAACCACAAGGACCCCCATATCAATACACAGAACGTGTTTTTCTGCATATATTCTCCAGGCAAAAAACGGAAATTCACCTTTTGTGTTGACaacttcctcctcatcatcactgGCCGACTTAAAATGAGATAGCTCCTGCATTTGTAAGATTAAACATGGATCTCAACAACCTCTACCAAACTGTGATTCATAACATGTTCAAAGCAAAGGTGATTGCCCTACCTTCTGAAGCACCTCATGGAATGCTTCCATGGCTGTCTTATTTTCTTTCTTCAGAAACTGCATACAATGAGCTCATAGGAGAAATATTTAAAATTCAAAATGGTCAGGGTTGGATATCATTCATGCGTTAGAAGACAAAACAACTAACTTTCTTGGAAGTTAAATAACAAAAGCAGTTTATAGTTTATACAGCAGAATCATTTACCATAAAATTACTACAACTCTACAAGCAGCACATAAGTAGTGACGCTGGGTGAGGATTCGATTGATATGGCCGGTTTAGGTAGAAAAAACAAATAGGACAATTATTAACTAGAAAAAATTTCATTCAATCAGCTAAGTTAGTTTATTAGTTATGCAAcaatgataaaataaaatacatgcTTTACCTGTACAATCCTAAAACATATATGTGTGAGTCGTGCTATTGGTACATTCTGTTAGTTAGAACAAAGCATATTATAATTAAGAACAATTGTTAGAATTTCATTATCAACATATGCAATATTATATAATTTATCAAGTGTGTGTGAATATATGTCCGTCAATTCAGCCTTTTGGTTATATCAGTTTCCTGGAGTTAAAAACCTAAGGAAAccaaattgcaataatgattgaAGTTGTTGGTTATTTTCGTGTTTCAGCTGATTTAAGCTTCTTTAATACAGTTCAGTCAGTAACCACAACTCCATATTAGCATCCTCATAAGCTGTAGGATAGAAGATGTGCATACCATTTCGAATTCCATGTTAGACTTCCAAGGGTCAACATACAAGCTGAAAATAAAATAGTGAAGACAATTACCTTTATTGTAAAGATTATCAGTTGATCGCCactagaaagaaaagaaaggcttCACATGTTATTAGGACCCTTACTCTAGGCATGTGCCATACAGTCGAACCAGAGCATCATGgctggtcttcttcttggccttgctACTGGCACATGCTTCATCAATGACCTTGAATTCAGAAATAGAAGTGGTCTAAATATGTGCATGGGAAGCTAGGATGAAGAACATAACAGTTGGGAAAAGTCTGAAATGTTTTGTCTTTGCATCATACAAGTACAAAGGTTGTGGCATTGGCACTTGAGACTTGACCACACTATCTTACTCATACATGATCTATATAATTGATCTACTACAGATGCAACCATCTGCCAGCGTTCAATTTAAGCTGATGTACAATGCAACAAGCATATTCACTGCCATCTAGAATTATTTTAGAACCATACTGGCATCGAGTGCAGCAACAAAATGGTTCAACATGTTGGGGTAATCTAAATTGCTTATCTGCAGCAAAGCAAAGGTATTTAGCTAGTTGAAGTATGAAGTGCTCAGAAGGTGTATGCATCATACCTGGGCTGGCCACCATGAGGAGCCATCATGCTTAACCCATGTTATATCTCCTAAACGGAAATTCTGCCTTGGGTTAAGTTCTGGAGGTTCAGAACTTGATGTGCATGCAGCCATGCCACCATGACTTTTCTCTGCACTTCTCTTCACCATAATGATCAATTCAAACCTGCAACAGCATTAAACAAGAAATGTTAGTATTGATATTGCCCACTCTGACTGCTTGTTAGCTTGACAGAAAGCTATTCGACCAAAAGATCAACTTAAATTCACTGTTATAAAAAGCAGTCACATAAGCCTGACTAAGTGTTAGGCAGCAACAACCGCCTGCCTGGCAGCTAACACCTGAAATCATCTGCAAGGAGTAGTGTGGCAGGTGCAATAACCCACCAATTACTCAAACAAGGCTACAGCTCATTCCATGGTATGGCTGAACATTCCAACATCAGATACACACCATCACTTCCATGTGACATGTCCAATTAGGCAATTAGTGAATCAGAGCATCAGACTGGCTCTGGAGATCTCAAATGGGATATCGCCTTACTCTCAGTCTCTCACCGAAGCTTAAGCAGTTACTCAGTATCATTATATCCCTAAAAAGCACTTGCTCGGTGAATTAAAGGGGGGGTGCAGGAAC encodes the following:
- the LOC123143581 gene encoding uncharacterized protein isoform X1, yielding MVKRSAEKSHGGMAACTSSSEPPELNPRQNFRLGDITWVKHDGSSWWPAQVIDEACASSKAKKKTSHDALVRLYGTCLDLYVDPWKSNMEFEMFLKKENKTAMEAFHEVLQKELSHFKSASDDEEEVVNTKAKTSTKKVRKQEGIEQDQEVRSSAKGGGAVQKGKKQKGVRQASALDKALSIDSAEGLRDKTPKQASVVRDKKSGKKASSGTSVAKKEGSSKRSGCTNLKDSDAAEDSTPQLHDTSASENAAEAGDMASVNRSQHKTGSTVEGTHRKIKAMVRDILLGDVIDRQLAAEMAYVDEVIFGICEATEAKAAATTETEGGLSTKRAASGLEADSSRAAKKKPRKGKATKPETKDPNSSPSRGAAAKGGSEQRSARQIKIMQSLGLIAPLGSPFDVKGSTAAAR
- the LOC123143581 gene encoding uncharacterized protein isoform X2; amino-acid sequence: MVKRSAEKSHGGMAACTSSSEPPELNPRQNFRLGDITWVKHDGSSWWPAQVIDEACASSKAKKKTSHDALVRLYGTCLDLYVDPWKSNMEFEMFLKKENKTAMEAFHEVLQKELSHFKSASDDEEEVVNTKAKTSTKKVRKQEGIEQDQEVRSSAKGGGAVQKGKKQKGVRQASALDKALSIDSAEGLRDKTPKQASVVRDKKSGKKASSGTSVAKKEGSSKRSGCTNLKDSDAAEDSTPQLHDTSASENAAEAGDMASVNRSQHKTGSTVEGTHRKIKAMVRDILLGDVIDRQLAAEMAYVDEVIFGICEATEAKAAATTETEGGLSTKRAASGLEADSSRAAKKKPRKGKATKPETKDPNSSPGRGGQGGIGAA